One segment of Chiloscyllium plagiosum isolate BGI_BamShark_2017 chromosome 5, ASM401019v2, whole genome shotgun sequence DNA contains the following:
- the LOC122550178 gene encoding U4/U6.U5 small nuclear ribonucleoprotein 27 kDa protein-like, translating into MFPWPNASPMSSCCLLTPSHPPPPPPPLPSVQAERTCAQAGIDGCRQAGKSPRGALSRQHSPRLPSVPKRQVNFLQPPTPTLRNEPLPCASWLALPSRQSVRSSPRGCLQAARGFSFGCRRQPSGAAQTHATPNLPLSLSLSLSPPVHTERRRSRSTSRERDRARRRERSRSRERRRSRSRSPHRRRSRSPRRHKSSSVSPSRQKDQESKDREISEADMEGKTEEEIELLRVMGFDAFDTTKGKKLEGSVNAYAVNVQQKRKYRQYMNRKGGFNRPLDFIA; encoded by the exons ATGTTCCCGTGGCCGAACGCTTCTCCCATGTCGAGTTGCTGCCTTTTGACcccctcccaccctccccccccccccccccccctccccagcgTGCAGGCAGAGCGGACTTGCGCCCAGGCTGGCATCGATGGTTGTCGCCAAGCGGGCAAGTCGCCGAGGGGGGCACTGTCACGTCAGCACAGTCCCAGACTCCCCAGCGTTCCAAAAAGGCAAGTTAATTTCCTCCAGCCTCCCACCCCGACACTTCGCAACGAGCCGCTGCCTTGTGCCAGCTGGTTGGCCCTGCCATCTCGCCAGTCCGTCCGCTCTTCCCCACGCGGGTGTCTCCAGGCCGCAAGGGGGTTTTCTTTCGGTTGTCGACGGCAGCCCTCTGGGGCTGCACAGACGCACGCGACACCaaaccttcctctctctctctctctctctctctctccccccgtgCACACAGAGCGCCGTCGCTCGAGATCGACGTCCAGGGAGCGGGACCGAGCCAGACGGCGCGAGAGGTCCAGGTCCCGCGAGCGCAGAAGGAGCCGCTCCAGGTCACCTCACAGAAGGCGgtccag GTCTCCACGGCGACACAAGTCCAGCTCCGTCTCTCCGTCGCGACAGAAAGACCAGGAGTCGAAAGATCGCGAGATCTCAG AGGCTGACATGGAGGGAAAGACAGAAGAAGAGATTGAGCTGTTGAGGGTGATGGGCTTTGACGCTTTCGACACCACCAAG GGCAAGAAGCTTGAAGGTTCTGTTAATGCTTACGCTGTTAATGTGCAACAGAAGAGGAAATACCG GCagtacatgaacagaaaaggtGGATTTAACAGACCGTTGGATTTCATTGCGTAA